One genomic segment of Flagellimonas marinaquae includes these proteins:
- a CDS encoding lysylphosphatidylglycerol synthase transmembrane domain-containing protein has translation MTEKLRKKLITALKIIVSAVLIYFIFTKIELKDVVQTLKKSEPLYLFLALLFFVLSKIISAFRTNLYFHQMGAKVSQLSNLKLYLLGMFYNLFLPGGIGGDAYKGYVIQKVYQPGTKKVVSSLLLDRLSGMLLLFIYACVLALLSKNEFFQSFFWLIVAAIPLSVVAFWFVNKIFFTSTLPVFWKSVSFSALVQLAQLVCVLFVLKSLSVDMDFIEYLFVFLVSSIVSVIPLTIGGIGSREVTFLYGAKWLGLDESTSIGISFTFFLITALTSLFGVIYHFKKPQLESVD, from the coding sequence GTGACGGAAAAGCTGCGTAAAAAGCTAATTACTGCCCTAAAAATTATTGTTAGTGCGGTACTGATTTACTTTATTTTCACCAAAATAGAGTTGAAGGATGTAGTCCAGACCTTAAAAAAAAGCGAGCCTCTTTATTTATTCTTGGCCTTGTTGTTTTTTGTGCTTTCGAAAATAATTTCAGCCTTTAGAACCAACTTGTATTTCCATCAGATGGGTGCAAAAGTGTCTCAATTAAGCAACCTAAAGCTGTATCTGCTGGGCATGTTCTACAACCTCTTTTTACCGGGAGGTATTGGTGGCGATGCTTACAAAGGCTACGTAATTCAAAAAGTGTATCAACCTGGCACCAAAAAAGTAGTGTCCAGTTTATTGCTGGACCGTTTAAGCGGGATGCTGTTACTTTTTATTTATGCCTGCGTGCTTGCTTTGCTTTCCAAAAATGAGTTTTTCCAAAGTTTTTTCTGGTTGATTGTAGCTGCCATTCCGTTGAGTGTTGTGGCATTTTGGTTTGTAAACAAGATATTTTTCACCTCTACCCTGCCCGTATTTTGGAAATCCGTTAGCTTTTCCGCTCTGGTTCAATTGGCACAGTTGGTCTGCGTTCTTTTTGTTTTGAAATCTTTGTCCGTTGATATGGACTTCATTGAATACCTATTTGTTTTCTTAGTATCTTCCATCGTTTCCGTAATTCCATTAACGATTGGGGGAATTGGAAGTAGAGAGGTTACTTTTTTATATGGAGCAAAATGGCTGGGACTGGATGAGAGCACTTCCATTGGCATCAGTTTCACCTTCTTTTTGATTACGGCACTCACCTCCCTTTTTGGTGTAATCTACCACTTTAAAAAGCCACAGCTGGAATCTGTGGACTAA
- a CDS encoding phosphatase PAP2 family protein: protein MLEQLLQYDKDLFLFLNGLGTETWDGFWMFMTKTRNSAPLYILLLYLSYRTFGWKGTGIILVSIALLITCTDQLSNFFKYGIGRLRPCHEPEVSSVMRLVKSYCGGQFGYFSAHAANSFGPAIFFTVLFRNKVKYIAWVLLLWACIVAYSRIYIGVHYPLDVLTGALVGSLFGWLWAKLAIFAFQKTVV from the coding sequence ATGCTCGAACAACTGCTGCAATACGATAAGGACTTGTTTTTGTTCCTGAACGGATTGGGAACGGAGACTTGGGATGGTTTTTGGATGTTTATGACCAAGACCAGAAACTCGGCCCCGCTCTATATTCTATTACTTTATTTATCCTATCGAACGTTTGGGTGGAAAGGAACCGGGATAATTTTGGTGTCCATCGCATTGTTGATTACCTGTACCGACCAATTGTCCAACTTTTTTAAATACGGTATTGGTCGTTTGCGACCATGCCACGAACCCGAGGTGAGTAGTGTAATGCGCTTGGTGAAAAGTTATTGTGGAGGTCAATTCGGGTATTTTTCTGCCCATGCCGCCAACTCGTTCGGACCGGCCATTTTCTTTACAGTTTTGTTCAGGAACAAAGTGAAATACATTGCTTGGGTATTACTGCTTTGGGCCTGCATTGTGGCCTATAGCCGCATTTATATTGGTGTGCACTATCCGTTGGATGTGCTGACCGGTGCTTTGGTCGGGTCGCTCTTTGGATGGTTATGGGCCAAGTTGGCTATATTTGCTTTCCAAAAAACAGTGGTATGA
- a CDS encoding DUF5606 domain-containing protein produces the protein MALDKILSIGGKPGLYKLLTQTRGGFVGESLLDGKRVTVGLRSNVSVLSEIAIYTLEEELPLREVFQKIKEKEGGNKTSISHKADKIELEEYFFEVLPNYDEDRVYASDIKKIIQWYNILLDNNITDFVKEEEDSDEPTVSASQDEE, from the coding sequence ATGGCATTAGACAAGATTTTATCTATTGGAGGTAAACCAGGACTTTACAAATTATTGACCCAAACCCGTGGTGGCTTTGTTGGCGAATCCCTATTGGATGGCAAACGTGTAACCGTTGGATTAAGAAGCAATGTAAGCGTGTTGTCCGAAATAGCCATTTACACCCTCGAGGAAGAGCTTCCGTTGAGGGAAGTGTTCCAAAAAATCAAAGAGAAAGAAGGAGGCAACAAAACATCGATCAGCCATAAGGCGGACAAAATCGAGTTGGAAGAGTATTTCTTCGAGGTACTGCCCAATTATGATGAAGATCGTGTCTACGCCAGTGACATCAAAAAGATCATACAGTGGTACAACATCCTTCTTGACAATAATATCACCGATTTTGTCAAAGAAGAAGAGGATTCAGATGAACCTACTGTTTCTGCTTCACAAGACGAAGAATAA
- a CDS encoding ArnT family glycosyltransferase translates to MISTARYWFYIALIVLVYFIGMFATLFENDSAQFAVMAMRMVQENDFLSLFKGPEEYLDKPHMHYWLAAISFKIFGIHDWAYRIPGILSTLLGAYSCYGLGKLLYNKDVGRFASLIFMTAQTIVLANIDVRTDAVLTGFTIFSIWQLATYIEKGTLKSIALGALGAGMAFSTKGQIALVVIGISILCHLAYTRKWERLLHWKLLVALLVFGLTITPMLYAYYHQFDLHPEKVIRGKDNRSGIFFIFWEQSFERMSGEGVGKNSSDFFFFFHTFLWVFLPWTVLALVGYWIKVKAFWEIKFSYKTNMEFLTVGGISILFLLISFAQFKLPHYMNVLMPLYAILSAGFLYVLHQQEKLKMAKVILGIQYFILGLVVVFTLLISFTVFQLEHWYGYAFLLLALGMVVYFVQKREVVYAKIVTVAIFSSVLLNGFMNAHFYPKLLEYQGGSNMAQQVKERNIPVDDIYKINERHTWALDFYNQNPVNIVSTSDLKNMKDIWVYATDKELELLKKNGIAWDNEITVDQFRITRLQIKFLNPESRKEKLNKMHLVLLN, encoded by the coding sequence ATGATCTCAACTGCCAGATACTGGTTTTACATTGCGCTGATCGTGTTGGTGTACTTTATTGGAATGTTCGCAACCTTGTTCGAGAACGATTCGGCCCAGTTTGCGGTTATGGCCATGCGAATGGTGCAGGAAAACGACTTTCTAAGCCTTTTTAAAGGCCCCGAGGAGTATCTGGACAAGCCTCATATGCACTACTGGTTGGCCGCAATTTCCTTTAAGATATTTGGAATTCACGATTGGGCGTATCGCATTCCCGGTATTTTATCCACTTTGTTGGGCGCCTATAGTTGCTACGGTCTGGGAAAATTGCTCTACAATAAAGATGTGGGTCGTTTTGCCTCATTGATTTTTATGACGGCCCAGACCATCGTCTTGGCCAACATTGATGTCCGAACCGATGCCGTTTTAACTGGATTTACAATATTCTCCATTTGGCAATTGGCCACATATATCGAAAAAGGAACACTAAAAAGTATTGCTTTGGGTGCTTTGGGAGCGGGTATGGCTTTTTCCACTAAAGGACAGATTGCCCTCGTGGTCATTGGAATTTCTATACTCTGCCATTTGGCCTATACCCGAAAGTGGGAACGATTGCTCCATTGGAAGTTATTGGTGGCCCTTCTTGTTTTTGGTTTGACGATAACCCCGATGTTATATGCCTATTATCATCAATTTGATTTGCACCCCGAGAAAGTAATTCGTGGTAAGGATAACCGCAGCGGTATCTTCTTTATTTTTTGGGAACAAAGTTTTGAGCGGATGAGTGGCGAGGGCGTTGGGAAGAACAGTAGCGACTTTTTCTTTTTTTTCCACACCTTTTTGTGGGTGTTCTTGCCTTGGACGGTCCTTGCTTTGGTTGGTTATTGGATAAAAGTGAAAGCCTTTTGGGAAATCAAGTTCTCCTACAAAACCAATATGGAATTTTTGACCGTGGGTGGAATTTCAATTTTGTTCCTGCTCATTAGCTTTGCGCAATTTAAATTGCCGCATTACATGAATGTGTTAATGCCTTTATATGCAATTTTATCTGCGGGTTTCCTGTATGTTTTACATCAGCAGGAAAAATTGAAGATGGCAAAGGTGATACTCGGAATCCAATATTTTATATTGGGATTGGTAGTTGTCTTTACCTTATTGATAAGTTTTACTGTTTTCCAATTGGAACATTGGTATGGCTATGCATTCTTGTTGCTGGCACTAGGTATGGTGGTTTATTTTGTTCAAAAAAGGGAAGTTGTCTACGCCAAGATTGTTACCGTTGCCATTTTTAGCTCAGTTTTATTGAATGGTTTTATGAATGCCCATTTCTATCCAAAATTACTCGAATACCAAGGAGGTTCTAATATGGCACAGCAGGTAAAGGAGAGGAATATTCCCGTGGATGACATTTATAAAATTAACGAAAGACATACCTGGGCTTTGGATTTTTATAATCAAAATCCTGTCAATATTGTTTCCACTTCAGATTTGAAGAACATGAAGGATATTTGGGTATATGCTACCGATAAAGAACTGGAACTATTGAAAAAAAACGGAATTGCTTGGGATAATGAAATAACTGTGGACCAATTTCGTATTACCAGATTACAGATCAAGTTTTTGAATCCCGAATCGCGCAAAGAAAAGTTGAATAAAATGCACTTGGTGCTTCTAAATTAG
- a CDS encoding GDSL-type esterase/lipase family protein, whose protein sequence is MKQLFIALLILPLTMLGQTDNPFKNEVKSVQQKNDSLWDSSKPTIIFTGSSSIRLWKDLQERFPEHQVLNTGFGGSQFSDLELYLDELILNYDPVKVFIYEGDNDIFERKSPRKVIKKAEGILRTLRQEKPNMEIVLISAKPSISRWKFRGKYRRLNRKLNKLAAENSGIDFVDVWHPMLDKKKVKQDIFIEDGLHMNSKGYDIWYNAIKDYID, encoded by the coding sequence ATGAAACAACTATTTATTGCGTTGCTCATACTTCCGTTGACGATGTTGGGGCAAACCGATAATCCTTTTAAAAATGAAGTAAAATCCGTTCAGCAAAAAAACGATTCTCTTTGGGATTCATCTAAACCTACCATTATTTTTACAGGCAGTTCCAGTATTCGTTTATGGAAAGATCTACAAGAACGTTTTCCCGAGCATCAAGTCCTAAATACTGGTTTTGGGGGTTCTCAATTTTCGGACCTCGAACTTTATTTGGATGAACTCATTTTAAACTACGATCCTGTAAAAGTCTTTATCTACGAAGGTGACAACGATATTTTTGAAAGAAAAAGTCCTAGAAAAGTTATAAAAAAAGCAGAGGGCATTCTCCGAACACTCCGGCAAGAAAAACCAAATATGGAGATTGTACTCATTTCTGCAAAGCCAAGTATTTCTCGATGGAAGTTTAGGGGAAAATACCGTCGTTTAAATCGTAAACTCAACAAATTGGCCGCAGAAAACAGTGGAATTGATTTTGTTGATGTTTGGCACCCCATGTTGGACAAAAAAAAGGTGAAACAGGACATTTTTATTGAAGACGGGCTTCACATGAACTCCAAGGGCTACGACATCTGGTACAATGCCATAAAAGATTACATAGACTAA
- a CDS encoding Ohr family peroxiredoxin, translating into MKTIFEAKATNTGGRAGHVTSEDGVLDFDISMPNSNGKPDPKSTNPEELFAAAYSTCYAGAVEAVAKMHKVEDLGDFSVTAIVALNKEEEGFFLEVTLDTYLPTVDKEMGETIINEAHEMCPYSKATRDNITVHLNLLMDE; encoded by the coding sequence ATGAAGACTATTTTTGAGGCCAAGGCCACCAATACAGGGGGAAGAGCAGGACATGTAACGAGTGAGGACGGCGTTTTGGATTTTGATATCAGTATGCCCAATTCCAATGGTAAACCTGATCCTAAATCCACAAATCCCGAAGAACTGTTTGCCGCGGCTTACTCCACATGTTATGCCGGAGCTGTAGAGGCCGTTGCAAAAATGCATAAAGTGGAAGATTTGGGCGATTTTAGTGTAACTGCTATCGTAGCATTGAACAAAGAGGAAGAAGGTTTTTTTCTTGAGGTTACTTTGGACACCTATTTGCCCACTGTGGATAAGGAAATGGGGGAGACCATTATTAATGAAGCTCACGAAATGTGCCCGTACAGCAAGGCCACAAGAGATAATATTACCGTTCACTTAAATTTATTGATGGACGAATAA
- a CDS encoding beta-N-acetylhexosaminidase, with product MIYRSILLFVSVLCAAACQTEKKEINFPKTDLAGVPLIPKPIKTISTGYAFGLDAGTAIFTSNSDAGFEKVGKFLSEQIKSKTGLHIGVNSATEGTLERLIYINQSDSVELKGPEAYQIYIKKDSILLNAKTAAGAFRGVQTLRQLIPEKSNDTLTDHPIWVIPSGKIIDAPRFEYRGSMLDVARHFFTVKEVKKYIDALAYYKFNTLHLHLTDDQGWRIEIKSWPKLTKIGGASEVGGGEGGFYTQEQFKDIVAYAAERHITIIPEIDMPGHTNAASLSYPFLHAPDAETPRIRTDMRVGYSSFDTKKDTVYSFLDDVIGEITAMTPGPYFHIGGDESHATKKSDYIRFVEKVQKIVRKHNKRMVGWNEIVQAELDSSSVIHFWNKPEYALKAIENGSKVIMSPAKKAYLDMKYDSISEYGLNWAGLIPVDIAYKWDPGTYVENLPEENILGIEAPLWSETISNSEELEYLAFPRLIGYAELGWSPSEHLDWDDYKERLAAQVPYLEAMQINYYPTKLVNWKKE from the coding sequence GTGATTTATAGATCCATTCTACTGTTCGTTTCCGTGCTCTGTGCAGCAGCATGCCAAACCGAAAAAAAAGAAATTAATTTCCCTAAAACAGATTTAGCGGGTGTTCCCTTAATCCCAAAGCCCATAAAAACCATTTCTACGGGATATGCTTTTGGCCTAGATGCTGGAACAGCTATTTTTACATCCAACTCCGATGCGGGATTCGAAAAGGTAGGAAAGTTTCTTTCCGAGCAGATAAAGTCCAAAACCGGTTTACATATTGGCGTAAATTCAGCTACCGAAGGAACATTGGAGCGCTTGATCTACATCAATCAATCGGATAGTGTGGAATTAAAGGGACCAGAGGCTTATCAGATTTACATTAAAAAGGATTCCATTTTATTGAACGCCAAAACTGCAGCCGGAGCGTTCAGGGGCGTACAAACATTGCGTCAGTTAATTCCTGAAAAAAGTAATGACACATTAACGGATCACCCAATCTGGGTAATTCCATCGGGAAAGATCATCGACGCTCCCAGATTCGAATATCGTGGTTCCATGTTGGATGTGGCCCGGCACTTTTTTACCGTAAAAGAAGTCAAAAAATATATCGACGCCCTTGCATACTACAAATTCAACACCCTGCACCTGCACCTAACAGATGACCAAGGTTGGCGCATTGAAATTAAATCTTGGCCCAAGCTAACCAAAATCGGTGGCGCCAGCGAGGTCGGCGGTGGAGAAGGTGGTTTTTACACTCAAGAACAGTTTAAGGATATTGTAGCCTATGCTGCGGAAAGACATATTACCATTATTCCGGAAATTGATATGCCCGGACACACCAACGCCGCATCCCTAAGCTACCCCTTTTTACATGCCCCAGATGCCGAAACTCCACGCATTAGAACGGACATGAGAGTAGGTTACAGCTCTTTTGATACAAAAAAAGATACCGTATATAGCTTTTTGGATGATGTAATCGGTGAAATTACCGCCATGACTCCCGGTCCATATTTTCACATTGGCGGAGATGAGAGCCATGCCACCAAAAAAAGTGACTATATCCGCTTTGTGGAAAAAGTGCAAAAAATTGTTCGGAAACACAACAAAAGAATGGTCGGTTGGAACGAAATAGTACAAGCAGAACTTGATTCCAGTTCAGTGATTCATTTTTGGAACAAACCTGAATATGCCCTAAAAGCCATTGAAAATGGCTCAAAGGTTATTATGTCGCCAGCAAAAAAAGCCTATTTGGATATGAAGTATGATTCCATATCTGAATATGGACTGAATTGGGCAGGCCTCATTCCGGTTGATATTGCCTACAAATGGGACCCTGGGACTTATGTAGAAAATCTTCCTGAAGAGAATATTCTTGGCATCGAAGCCCCCCTATGGTCCGAAACCATAAGCAATAGTGAAGAGCTGGAATATTTGGCCTTTCCGAGACTTATTGGATATGCGGAATTGGGATGGTCTCCAAGCGAACATCTTGATTGGGATGACTACAAAGAGCGTTTGGCCGCACAGGTTCCCTATCTGGAAGCCATGCAGATCAATTATTACCCAACTAAATTGGTGAACTGGAAAAAGGAATAG
- the mazG gene encoding nucleoside triphosphate pyrophosphohydrolase: MNTRSEQLAALDRLLTIMDELREQCPWDKKQTMQTLRHLTIEETYELGDAILDNDLEEVKKELGDILLHIVFYAKIGSETQDFDIADVANGICEKLINRHPHIYGDVKVENEEEVKQNWENIKLKEGKKSVLEGVPNGLPSLVKANRIQDKVAGVGFDWEHPEQVFEKLKEELGELQEEVEAHNADKMESEFGDVLFSMVNYARFLKINPENALERTNKKFIKRFQYLEQKAKELGKTMSDMTLAEMDVFWEEAKQL, translated from the coding sequence ATGAACACAAGATCGGAACAATTGGCAGCTTTAGATCGCTTATTGACTATTATGGACGAACTGCGCGAACAATGTCCATGGGATAAAAAGCAGACTATGCAAACACTTCGTCATTTAACGATCGAAGAAACCTATGAGTTGGGCGATGCCATTTTGGACAATGACCTTGAAGAAGTCAAAAAAGAACTGGGAGATATTTTATTGCACATTGTTTTTTATGCCAAAATAGGTTCGGAGACGCAGGATTTTGATATTGCCGATGTTGCCAACGGAATTTGTGAGAAACTCATCAATAGGCACCCCCACATTTATGGCGATGTGAAGGTTGAAAATGAAGAGGAGGTAAAGCAAAATTGGGAAAATATCAAACTAAAAGAAGGCAAAAAGAGTGTGCTAGAGGGAGTGCCCAATGGTCTACCATCCTTAGTCAAGGCCAACCGAATCCAAGATAAGGTAGCAGGAGTTGGGTTTGATTGGGAACATCCGGAACAGGTTTTTGAAAAGTTGAAAGAAGAACTGGGGGAACTTCAAGAAGAAGTGGAGGCCCATAATGCGGATAAAATGGAGTCCGAGTTTGGCGATGTGCTGTTTTCCATGGTGAACTATGCCCGTTTCTTGAAAATTAATCCAGAAAATGCGTTGGAGCGGACCAATAAAAAATTCATCAAACGCTTTCAATATTTGGAACAAAAAGCCAAAGAGTTGGGGAAGACCATGAGCGATATGACCTTGGCCGAAATGGATGTGTTTTGGGAAGAGGCCAAACAGCTTTGA
- a CDS encoding glycosyltransferase family 2 protein, translated as MNTVTDSLLSIVVPLYNEEDNVVLLTEKINESLDGYNYQIIYVDDFSTDKTRQKVKEMNDKKVHLIELKKNYGQSLALAAGIDYAEGEYIITMDGDLQNDPSDIPQMLSFAITEEYDVVTGIRQKRKDSLVKKIPSKIANFLVRRVTKLDIKDNGCALKVFTKDIAKSLNLYGEMHRFITLLAHLEGAQIKQVPVKHHARHAGVSKYGLERVFKVVADMMLLLFIRKYFQRPIHLFGIFGVLLVILGIFINIYLLIVKLGFDQDIGTRPLLIFGMMFIVGGIQLFTIGIVMELLIRTYYESQQKRPYRIKKISIGDGKAA; from the coding sequence ATGAACACCGTCACCGATTCCCTTTTATCCATAGTGGTTCCTTTGTACAACGAGGAGGACAATGTGGTTCTTTTGACCGAAAAAATCAATGAAAGCCTTGATGGGTATAACTATCAAATCATTTATGTAGATGATTTTTCTACGGATAAAACCCGTCAGAAGGTCAAGGAAATGAATGATAAAAAGGTTCATTTGATCGAGTTGAAAAAGAACTATGGCCAAAGTTTGGCCCTTGCCGCCGGAATTGATTATGCCGAGGGCGAATACATCATTACCATGGATGGTGATCTGCAAAACGATCCATCCGACATTCCACAAATGTTATCGTTTGCCATAACCGAAGAATACGATGTGGTAACGGGAATCCGTCAGAAAAGAAAAGATTCGTTGGTTAAAAAAATACCTTCTAAGATTGCCAACTTTTTGGTACGGAGAGTGACTAAATTGGATATTAAAGATAACGGCTGTGCGCTCAAGGTTTTCACCAAGGATATTGCAAAAAGTTTGAATTTATACGGTGAAATGCACCGTTTTATCACGCTTTTAGCCCACTTGGAAGGTGCACAGATCAAACAGGTGCCTGTAAAGCATCATGCAAGGCACGCCGGGGTTTCCAAATATGGTTTGGAGCGTGTTTTTAAAGTTGTGGCCGATATGATGCTGCTACTTTTCATTAGAAAATACTTCCAACGCCCCATTCACCTTTTCGGAATCTTCGGGGTTTTGTTGGTCATCCTCGGGATTTTTATCAATATTTATCTATTGATCGTTAAACTAGGGTTTGATCAAGATATTGGAACCAGACCCTTACTTATTTTTGGAATGATGTTCATTGTTGGGGGAATTCAACTGTTTACCATTGGCATTGTAATGGAGCTCTTGATCCGTACCTACTACGAATCGCAACAGAAAAGACCATATCGCATCAAAAAAATAAGTATAGGTGACGGAAAAGCTGCGTAA
- the meaB gene encoding methylmalonyl Co-A mutase-associated GTPase MeaB, producing the protein MADDNKTPVDTISRIKALRKQELSADVLAQGIFNGNKAMLAKAITLLESTRPAHFEKANTVIEKCLARPTNSIRLGITGVPGVGKSSFIESLGTTLTEQGNKVAVLAVDPTSSLSKGSILGDKTRMETLAKDSNAFIRPSPSGTSLGGVAQKTRESIILCEAAGYNVILVETVGVGQSEIAVHSMVDFFLLLKLSGAGDELQGIKRGIMEMADAIAINKADGSNLEHAKLAMTEFSRALHLYPPKANGWTPKVMKCSAMEKTGIEEIWEMVQRFVEHNRKNGFFEKNRQLQNKNWFLQTVDEYIKQFFHQKETFKKEQAKFLIEIEENKISPFYAAKLLLDKITEEL; encoded by the coding sequence TTGGCAGACGATAATAAGACACCCGTGGACACTATTTCCAGAATTAAGGCGCTCAGAAAACAAGAACTTTCTGCCGATGTCTTGGCCCAAGGTATTTTTAATGGAAACAAGGCCATGCTTGCCAAGGCCATAACGCTGTTGGAAAGCACAAGACCAGCGCATTTTGAAAAAGCCAATACCGTAATTGAAAAATGCTTGGCCCGACCTACGAACAGCATTCGTTTAGGAATCACAGGGGTTCCCGGAGTGGGCAAAAGCTCCTTTATCGAATCTTTGGGAACAACCTTGACCGAACAGGGCAACAAAGTAGCCGTTCTCGCCGTAGACCCTACGAGCTCATTGAGCAAAGGAAGTATTTTGGGGGACAAAACCCGAATGGAAACTTTGGCCAAAGATTCGAATGCTTTTATCCGCCCATCACCATCCGGAACATCCTTGGGCGGTGTTGCGCAAAAGACCCGAGAAAGTATTATTCTTTGTGAAGCCGCTGGCTACAATGTTATTTTGGTAGAAACCGTTGGTGTTGGACAAAGCGAAATTGCCGTTCACAGTATGGTCGATTTTTTCCTTTTATTGAAATTATCTGGTGCTGGCGACGAGCTACAGGGTATAAAACGGGGCATTATGGAAATGGCCGATGCCATTGCCATCAACAAAGCGGATGGCAGCAATTTGGAACATGCCAAGCTGGCCATGACAGAGTTTTCCAGAGCCTTACATCTTTACCCTCCAAAAGCCAATGGGTGGACACCCAAAGTAATGAAGTGTTCCGCAATGGAGAAAACAGGAATTGAAGAAATCTGGGAAATGGTGCAGCGATTTGTAGAGCACAATAGGAAAAATGGCTTTTTTGAAAAGAATCGACAACTCCAAAACAAAAACTGGTTCCTTCAGACCGTGGACGAATACATTAAACAATTTTTCCATCAAAAAGAAACCTTTAAAAAAGAACAGGCCAAGTTCTTGATAGAAATCGAAGAGAACAAAATATCACCGTTCTACGCTGCAAAACTCCTATTGGACAAGATTACCGAGGAACTTTAA
- a CDS encoding MATE family efflux transporter, with amino-acid sequence MFQNYTKEFAYNLRLSYPVILGMLGHTFVAFADNIMVGQLGTAELAAVSLGNSFVFVAMSLGIGFSTAITPLVAEADGAKDQAAGKSALKHGLVLCTVLGLSLFGLIQICKPLIHHMEQPPEVVELALPYLDLVAFSLVPLIMFQAFKQFSEGLSQTKYPMYATILANAVNITLNYLLIFGSFGFPKLGIVGAAVGTLVSRVIMVAYIWYLLKRKKKFESYVTQFNFKKIEKKVMRKIISLGFPSALQMFFEVAIFTAAIWLSGVLGKNAQAANQIALNLSSMTFMVGMGLSVAAMVRVGNQKGLRNHKDLKRIAESIFFLTFILEVVFAAIFLVGRHWFPTIYLDVGDIANQADNTEVIIVAAKLLLVAAFFQISDGLQVVVLGALRGLQDVKIPTLITFIAYWLIGFPISYYLGLHTDLESTGIWIGLLSGLTASAVMLYLRFNFLTKKLITQ; translated from the coding sequence GTGTTTCAAAACTATACTAAAGAGTTTGCCTACAACCTAAGGTTGTCCTATCCTGTTATTTTGGGGATGTTGGGGCATACCTTTGTGGCTTTTGCCGACAATATTATGGTTGGGCAATTGGGTACCGCAGAGTTGGCAGCCGTTTCTTTGGGAAATAGCTTTGTGTTTGTAGCCATGTCGCTTGGCATAGGTTTTTCAACTGCGATTACGCCATTGGTGGCAGAAGCCGATGGTGCAAAGGACCAAGCAGCAGGCAAAAGTGCCTTAAAACACGGTTTGGTACTTTGTACGGTACTAGGACTATCGCTATTTGGACTTATACAGATTTGTAAACCTCTGATCCATCATATGGAACAGCCTCCGGAAGTGGTGGAACTCGCTTTGCCTTACTTGGATCTGGTCGCTTTTTCCTTGGTGCCCTTGATCATGTTTCAGGCATTTAAACAATTTTCAGAAGGACTTTCCCAGACCAAATATCCCATGTATGCCACAATATTGGCAAATGCGGTGAACATAACCCTCAACTATTTGCTTATTTTCGGTTCCTTCGGATTTCCAAAATTGGGAATTGTCGGTGCTGCCGTTGGCACCTTGGTATCTCGTGTGATTATGGTTGCCTATATTTGGTATTTGCTCAAGCGTAAAAAGAAATTTGAATCCTATGTGACCCAATTCAATTTTAAGAAGATCGAGAAAAAAGTGATGCGTAAAATCATCAGTTTAGGGTTTCCATCAGCTTTACAGATGTTTTTTGAAGTCGCCATTTTTACCGCTGCCATATGGTTGAGCGGTGTACTTGGTAAGAATGCCCAAGCCGCAAATCAAATTGCCCTGAACTTGAGTAGTATGACGTTTATGGTGGGAATGGGGCTGAGTGTTGCTGCAATGGTAAGGGTCGGTAACCAAAAAGGATTGCGCAACCATAAAGATTTGAAGCGTATCGCAGAATCCATTTTTTTCTTGACCTTTATTTTGGAAGTGGTCTTTGCAGCTATTTTCTTGGTGGGTAGGCATTGGTTCCCTACCATTTATTTGGATGTTGGCGATATTGCCAACCAAGCCGACAATACCGAAGTGATCATTGTTGCTGCCAAATTACTGTTGGTTGCTGCTTTTTTTCAGATTTCGGATGGACTTCAAGTAGTAGTATTGGGAGCCTTGCGCGGTTTGCAAGATGTGAAGATACCCACGCTCATCACTTTTATTGCGTATTGGTTGATAGGTTTTCCTATCAGTTATTATTTGGGATTGCACACCGATTTGGAAAGCACAGGAATTTGGATTGGACTTTTATCGGGACTTACGGCATCGGCGGTAATGTTGTATCTTCGATTTAACTTTTTGACCAAGAAATTGATTACACAATAA